A genomic region of Runella rosea contains the following coding sequences:
- a CDS encoding LacI family DNA-binding transcriptional regulator, translated as MTKNTPVTIKDIAHALNLSASTVSRALRGMPEIHPETRQAVLQLAQEWDYQPNQLAKNLVKSRTRTIGVILPTLSYYFFSSVLNSIEEAAMQAGYSVVVCQTNESYLREVAQIQNLLNSQVEGFIISLARDTQDLDHINRLLRKQIPVVIFDRYAEGIEASKVIVDNKLAAFKATEHLIENGCQRLGCLAGPPNLLISNQRLEGFKEALRKYDLPYNERYVFHSDFTQENIMMQALSMMALPEPPDGILTMSDRIAFSTMYALKQKGIRIPDDVAIVSFNNEPTCIYLSPSLSSVNQSIQEMGSQVVRLLLKQLESEHSIPETVTLSTQLMVRESSMLSKKKVS; from the coding sequence ATGACCAAAAATACGCCTGTCACCATTAAAGACATTGCACATGCCCTGAATTTATCGGCTTCTACCGTCTCGCGTGCCCTGCGGGGTATGCCCGAAATACATCCAGAAACGAGGCAGGCCGTCTTACAGTTAGCGCAAGAATGGGACTACCAACCCAATCAACTGGCCAAGAATCTCGTGAAAAGCCGTACCCGAACCATCGGGGTTATTTTGCCTACATTGAGTTATTACTTTTTTTCATCGGTTCTCAATAGTATCGAAGAAGCAGCCATGCAGGCGGGGTATAGCGTGGTGGTGTGTCAGACCAACGAGTCCTATCTGCGCGAAGTGGCGCAGATACAAAATCTGCTCAACAGTCAGGTGGAAGGGTTTATCATTTCGTTGGCGCGCGATACCCAAGACCTTGACCACATCAATCGCCTGTTGCGGAAGCAAATTCCCGTGGTGATATTTGACCGCTACGCCGAAGGAATCGAAGCTTCCAAAGTGATTGTCGACAATAAATTAGCGGCCTTTAAAGCCACTGAGCACCTCATCGAAAACGGTTGCCAACGGTTGGGCTGTTTGGCGGGCCCACCCAATCTTTTAATCAGTAATCAGCGGTTGGAAGGATTTAAGGAGGCTCTTCGAAAATATGATTTGCCTTACAACGAGCGTTATGTATTTCACAGTGATTTTACGCAAGAAAATATCATGATGCAAGCCCTGAGCATGATGGCTCTGCCCGAGCCTCCCGACGGTATTTTGACCATGAGCGACCGCATTGCTTTTTCGACCATGTATGCCCTGAAGCAGAAAGGAATACGCATTCCCGACGACGTGGCAATTGTCAGCTTCAACAACGAGCCTACTTGTATTTACCTTTCGCCATCGCTGTCGAGCGTGAATCAGTCTATTCAGGAAATGGGCTCGCAGGTAGTGAGGCTATTGCTGAAACAACTGGAATCGGAGCACAGCATACCCGAAACCGTGACCCTCTCCACCCAGTTGATGGTCAGAGAATCTTCGATGCTTTCTAAGAAAAAAGTTAGTTGA
- a CDS encoding GMC oxidoreductase, which yields MSYFNIDSIKDRTFDAIVIGSGISGGWAAKELTGKGMRTLVLERGRNVQHVTDYPTTLKNPWEFDHLGQMPKAVKDANPIVSRCYAFNEDAAHFFVKDAEHPYVQEKPFDWIRGYQVGGKSLLWARQTQRWSKYDFEGPARDGFAVEWPISYDDIAPWYSYVEKFAGISGNKDGLPQLPDGEFLPPHEQSCVEKYFGEQMAKHYNGARPIIIGRCAHLTKPNQIHYDQGRAQCQNRALCQRGCPYGGYFSSNASTIPWAQRSGKMTLKSDSVVHSILYDEKLGKATGVRVIDANTKEAVEYYAKVIFVNAAALNTNLILLNSKSNRFQNGLGNDSGVLGKYVAFHNYRTSISGEYEGFMDTTTEGIRPNSSYIPRFRNVFKQETDFLRGYAAGFGASRMTYNDRSGMGEDLKNSLAEKKYGNWRVGSHIMGETIPKETNYVALDSQLTDPWGIPQLKISVSYDDNDEKMIKDFHEQLTEMFTKAGFTNIKTNDIPNKAPGLDIHEMGGVRMGKDPKTSMLNKFNQLHACKNVFVTDGACMTSTATQNPSLTYMALTARAADYAVKQLKAKNL from the coding sequence ATGTCTTATTTCAATATAGATTCCATCAAAGACCGTACGTTCGACGCCATCGTGATTGGTTCGGGCATCAGCGGAGGCTGGGCGGCCAAAGAGCTGACTGGCAAAGGAATGCGCACGCTCGTACTGGAGCGTGGTCGCAATGTGCAGCACGTGACCGATTACCCCACTACGCTCAAAAACCCCTGGGAGTTTGACCACTTGGGGCAAATGCCTAAAGCCGTCAAAGACGCCAATCCCATCGTAAGCCGCTGTTATGCGTTCAACGAAGACGCCGCGCACTTTTTTGTAAAAGATGCCGAGCACCCTTATGTGCAGGAAAAACCATTCGACTGGATTCGTGGCTATCAGGTAGGTGGTAAATCCCTCCTCTGGGCACGCCAAACGCAGCGTTGGTCAAAATACGATTTTGAAGGCCCCGCCCGCGATGGTTTTGCGGTGGAGTGGCCTATCAGTTACGATGACATTGCTCCTTGGTACAGTTACGTCGAAAAATTTGCGGGAATTTCTGGAAACAAAGATGGATTACCCCAATTGCCCGACGGGGAATTTTTGCCGCCGCATGAACAATCGTGCGTGGAGAAATACTTCGGTGAGCAAATGGCGAAGCATTACAACGGTGCGCGTCCCATCATCATCGGACGTTGTGCGCACCTGACCAAGCCCAACCAAATCCACTACGACCAAGGCCGCGCGCAATGCCAAAACCGGGCGTTGTGTCAGCGTGGGTGTCCGTACGGTGGGTATTTTAGCAGCAATGCTTCCACGATTCCGTGGGCGCAGCGCAGCGGCAAAATGACGTTGAAGTCTGATTCGGTGGTGCATTCTATCTTATACGATGAGAAACTTGGCAAAGCAACGGGCGTTCGGGTAATTGATGCCAACACCAAAGAAGCCGTTGAATATTACGCCAAAGTAATCTTTGTGAATGCGGCTGCCTTGAATACCAATTTGATTTTGCTGAATTCAAAATCCAATCGTTTCCAAAACGGCTTGGGCAACGACAGCGGTGTGTTGGGTAAATACGTGGCTTTCCATAATTATCGCACGAGTATTTCGGGAGAATACGAAGGATTTATGGATACCACCACCGAAGGTATCCGCCCAAACAGCAGTTATATTCCGCGTTTCCGCAACGTATTTAAGCAGGAAACGGACTTTTTGCGCGGCTACGCGGCAGGCTTCGGCGCGAGCCGCATGACCTACAACGACCGCTCTGGCATGGGCGAAGACCTAAAAAACAGCCTTGCCGAGAAAAAATACGGCAACTGGCGCGTAGGTTCGCACATCATGGGTGAGACCATTCCGAAAGAAACCAATTACGTAGCGCTCGACTCCCAGTTGACCGACCCGTGGGGCATTCCGCAGTTGAAAATCTCGGTCAGCTACGACGACAACGACGAGAAGATGATCAAGGATTTTCACGAGCAGTTGACAGAGATGTTTACCAAAGCAGGTTTTACCAATATCAAAACCAACGACATACCCAACAAAGCCCCGGGCCTCGACATCCACGAAATGGGCGGCGTACGCATGGGCAAAGACCCCAAAACGTCGATGCTCAATAAATTTAATCAGCTGCACGCTTGCAAAAATGTATTCGTCACCGACGGCGCTTGTATGACCTCCACGGCCACGCAAAACCCCTCCCTGACCTACATGGCCCTCACCGCCCGCGCGGCCGATTATGCCGTGAAGCAGCTGAAGGCGAAGAATTTGTAA
- a CDS encoding gluconate 2-dehydrogenase subunit 3 family protein, which produces MQRRSAIRNLTMAVGGLMSLPTWASGWTPESIGKVSTLSFSEEGTLAEIVETIIPETTTPGAKSLKVHQFAMRMINDCYGEAAQKGLKDGLATTDIASKLAHGKVFAEIEPAQRLELLKKLANSPDVATKQFVNMIKGLTIQGYQNSEYVMVNIQKYNMAPGFYHGCVPIAKAQGKMEKKTDR; this is translated from the coding sequence ATGCAAAGACGTTCAGCAATACGGAACTTGACCATGGCCGTTGGAGGATTGATGAGTCTTCCGACTTGGGCTTCGGGTTGGACTCCCGAATCCATCGGAAAGGTATCAACGTTGTCCTTCAGTGAAGAGGGAACATTGGCCGAAATCGTAGAAACCATCATTCCAGAAACCACTACTCCGGGCGCTAAATCGCTTAAAGTGCATCAATTTGCAATGCGGATGATCAACGATTGCTACGGAGAAGCCGCTCAAAAAGGATTGAAAGATGGCCTTGCTACGACCGACATCGCATCTAAACTGGCGCACGGAAAAGTATTTGCAGAAATTGAACCAGCCCAACGCCTTGAGTTGCTTAAAAAGCTGGCAAATTCGCCCGATGTGGCCACGAAACAGTTTGTAAACATGATCAAAGGCTTGACGATTCAGGGGTATCAAAACTCTGAATATGTGATGGTTAACATTCAGAAATACAACATGGCCCCCGGCTTTTATCACGGATGCGTTCCGATTGCTAAAGCACAGGGAAAGATGGAGAAAAAAACGGACCGGTAG
- a CDS encoding 3-keto-disaccharide hydrolase: MKTTILLFFLFITFFHNINAQEKSLFNGKDLTGWHIDVPAMDKDPNLRNPFIIRNGLLVSLGEPQGHLITDAVYENYRIEVQYRFAGKPGNCGLLLHASTPRSLYGMFPKSIESQMMHKNAGDFWCIVENIEVEDMEKRRGPKENWGTTEGKERRVMNLTDTSEKPLGEWNTMIVECLNDHIKVWVNGDMVNHGFHCTAQKGHIALQAEGAEVEFRKVALTPIKKLTE, encoded by the coding sequence ATGAAAACAACGATTCTTTTATTCTTCCTTTTTATCACCTTCTTTCACAATATCAACGCCCAGGAAAAAAGCCTGTTTAATGGCAAAGACCTAACAGGCTGGCACATCGACGTGCCCGCAATGGACAAAGACCCCAATTTGCGCAACCCCTTTATTATCCGCAACGGCCTGTTGGTCAGTTTGGGCGAGCCACAAGGCCATTTGATTACAGACGCTGTTTATGAAAACTACCGTATTGAAGTTCAATACCGCTTTGCAGGCAAACCCGGCAACTGCGGCTTGCTGCTCCACGCTTCTACGCCGCGCTCGCTGTACGGCATGTTTCCCAAATCCATTGAATCACAAATGATGCACAAAAATGCGGGCGATTTCTGGTGCATTGTCGAAAACATCGAAGTCGAAGACATGGAAAAACGGCGCGGGCCAAAAGAAAACTGGGGCACTACCGAAGGCAAAGAGCGCCGCGTGATGAACCTCACAGATACCTCCGAAAAACCCTTGGGTGAATGGAACACCATGATCGTTGAATGCCTCAACGACCACATCAAGGTCTGGGTCAACGGCGACATGGTCAACCACGGTTTTCACTGCACCGCCCAAAAAGGCCACATTGCCCTGCAAGCCGAAGGGGCCGAAGTGGAATTTAGAAAAGTTGCGCTGACCCCGATTAAGAAGTTGACGGAGTGA
- a CDS encoding NAD-dependent epimerase/dehydratase family protein: MQTILGAGGAIGSELAKALGQQYTQKIRLVSRNPKKVNPTDELFAADLSNPADVDAAVAGSEVVYVTIGFEYKLSVWREKWPAFMRSVIDACAKHKAKLVFFDNVYMYDSAEIPHMTEESKMNPPSEKGKVRKQVIDMIFEAIKAKKINALIARSADFYGPGIGTSMLQETVSKNLQKDKAAQWIGGMDFKHSATYTPDAARATALLGNTPDAYDQVWHLPTYPDAPTGREWTELFAKEMNKKAKVSAIPKFMLKILGWFIPILGEVYEMTYQFEQPYFFDSAKFMKRFPDFKTTSYAEGIKEIVARG, translated from the coding sequence ATGCAGACAATCCTCGGAGCCGGCGGTGCCATTGGGTCAGAGTTGGCCAAAGCTTTAGGCCAACAATACACCCAAAAAATTCGGCTCGTCAGCCGCAATCCTAAAAAAGTCAATCCGACCGATGAACTCTTTGCCGCCGATCTGTCCAACCCTGCCGACGTAGACGCCGCCGTGGCGGGCTCGGAAGTGGTGTACGTGACTATCGGGTTTGAGTATAAACTCAGCGTTTGGCGGGAAAAATGGCCCGCTTTCATGCGTTCGGTGATTGATGCCTGCGCCAAACACAAAGCGAAATTGGTATTTTTCGACAATGTGTACATGTACGACTCGGCGGAGATTCCGCACATGACCGAAGAGTCGAAGATGAACCCTCCAAGTGAAAAGGGAAAAGTACGTAAGCAAGTCATAGATATGATTTTTGAAGCGATAAAGGCTAAAAAGATCAATGCACTCATTGCCCGTTCGGCGGATTTCTACGGGCCGGGCATCGGCACGAGTATGTTGCAGGAGACCGTTTCTAAAAATCTTCAAAAAGACAAAGCGGCTCAATGGATAGGAGGGATGGATTTCAAGCATTCGGCAACCTATACCCCCGATGCGGCGCGGGCCACGGCCTTGTTAGGCAATACCCCCGATGCTTACGATCAGGTGTGGCATTTGCCAACGTATCCTGACGCGCCAACAGGCAGGGAATGGACCGAACTCTTTGCGAAAGAGATGAATAAAAAAGCCAAGGTGAGCGCCATTCCTAAATTTATGCTGAAGATTCTGGGGTGGTTCATTCCGATCCTGGGGGAGGTGTACGAAATGACCTATCAATTCGAGCAACCTTATTTCTTTGACAGCGCCAAATTCATGAAACGTTTTCCCGATTTTAAAACAACAAGCTATGCAGAAGGCATAAAGGAAATTGTGGCTAGGGGATAA
- a CDS encoding class I SAM-dependent methyltransferase: protein MSTEIKSHEAHSNWYEKVYLDESAKEKAIQNWKNQKQQQTIGGWIHQRLLAFAEPFLSTEKQWLTVGDGYGFDANYFYEKGITVVATDISSTFLPLSKAHGLIKDYSVENAEQLSFEDESFDYVFCKEAYHHFPRPYLAVYEMLRVAREAVIIVEPHDPISKMPILLAARNLLDKLDTTLLQRYWKNRYSFEEVGNYVFKLSEREMDKLANGIGLPGVAFKGINNNYYSPQTVFEPATSSSVVFKKVKRKLAWHNFLMKLGLMPSQVLCAVIFKKLPSDSMREKLKKAGFQIHQFPPNPYLQK, encoded by the coding sequence ATGAGTACAGAAATAAAAAGTCATGAAGCTCACTCAAACTGGTACGAAAAAGTTTATCTTGATGAAAGCGCCAAGGAAAAAGCCATTCAAAATTGGAAAAACCAAAAACAACAGCAAACGATTGGTGGATGGATCCACCAAAGATTATTGGCATTTGCTGAGCCCTTTTTATCCACAGAAAAACAGTGGTTGACGGTTGGAGACGGATATGGATTTGATGCCAATTACTTTTATGAAAAAGGGATAACTGTCGTTGCGACCGATATTTCGAGTACCTTTCTGCCTCTCTCAAAAGCGCACGGTCTTATCAAAGATTATTCGGTAGAGAATGCTGAACAACTCAGTTTTGAGGATGAGTCCTTTGATTATGTATTTTGCAAAGAAGCTTACCACCACTTTCCACGTCCCTATTTAGCCGTATATGAGATGCTGCGGGTGGCGCGGGAAGCCGTTATTATCGTTGAGCCTCATGATCCCATTTCCAAAATGCCCATATTGCTGGCTGCCAGAAATCTGTTAGATAAACTTGATACGACTCTTTTGCAGCGATACTGGAAAAATCGCTATTCTTTTGAAGAAGTTGGGAATTATGTATTTAAACTGTCAGAACGGGAAATGGACAAGTTAGCCAATGGAATCGGCCTGCCTGGAGTTGCATTTAAAGGAATCAATAATAATTATTATTCTCCACAAACGGTGTTTGAGCCGGCTACTTCCTCATCGGTTGTTTTTAAAAAAGTGAAGCGTAAATTAGCTTGGCACAATTTTCTGATGAAACTAGGATTGATGCCTTCGCAGGTATTGTGTGCCGTAATTTTTAAAAAACTTCCTTCTGATTCGATGCGCGAAAAATTAAAGAAAGCAGGGTTTCAGATTCATCAATTTCCGCCCAATCCTTACTTACAAAAATGA